In a genomic window of Saccharothrix sp. HUAS TT1:
- a CDS encoding AraC family transcriptional regulator translates to MRGTTVLPGTPDRAPREGELPVHRLEVPAPNALPFAVGTFDTIGPMSRASFPHRHTFHEIVHVTGGAGTHVVDLARWELRPPHLCVIAPGQVHHWDGARDLRGSVLLFTDDFLLDHPADRDLLRRLSERPWLTLDEPTHARVGGLIAELDEEYRRGEPGVETVLRALLHVLVVRAARLPETPAAAPPARPGAVAEEFARLAGRTDHALWSVREYAERIGVTPGYLTEAVKAATGRTPSELVREARTHEAMRLLAKTDLSVRQVANRVGFADPAYFCRFFRRETGLSPGGFRRGDERRSQ, encoded by the coding sequence ATGCGCGGCACCACCGTGTTACCGGGGACGCCCGACCGGGCGCCGCGCGAGGGCGAGCTGCCGGTGCACCGGCTGGAGGTCCCCGCGCCCAACGCGCTGCCGTTCGCGGTCGGCACGTTCGACACGATCGGGCCGATGTCGCGGGCGTCGTTCCCGCACCGGCACACGTTCCACGAGATCGTGCACGTCACCGGCGGCGCGGGCACGCACGTGGTCGACCTGGCCCGCTGGGAGCTGCGCCCGCCGCACCTGTGCGTGATCGCGCCCGGCCAGGTGCACCACTGGGACGGCGCGCGCGACCTGCGCGGCTCGGTGCTGCTGTTCACCGACGACTTCCTGCTGGACCACCCCGCGGACCGCGACCTGCTGCGCCGGTTGAGCGAACGCCCCTGGCTGACGCTGGACGAGCCGACGCACGCCCGCGTCGGCGGGCTGATCGCCGAGCTGGACGAGGAGTACCGGCGCGGCGAACCTGGCGTCGAGACGGTGCTGCGGGCGTTGCTGCACGTGCTCGTCGTGCGCGCGGCCAGGCTGCCCGAGACGCCGGCCGCCGCGCCGCCCGCCCGACCGGGCGCGGTGGCCGAGGAGTTCGCCCGGCTGGCCGGCCGCACGGACCACGCGCTGTGGTCGGTGCGCGAGTACGCGGAGCGGATCGGCGTGACCCCCGGCTACCTGACCGAGGCGGTGAAGGCCGCGACCGGGCGGACGCCGTCGGAGCTGGTGCGGGAGGCGCGCACGCACGAGGCGATGCGGTTGCTGGCGAAGACGGACCTGAGCGTGCGGCAGGTCGCGAACCGGGTCGGTTTCGCCGACCCGGCCTACTTCTGCCGCTTCTTCCGGCGCGAGACGGGCTTGAGCCCCGGCGGTTTCCGCCGCGGCGACGAGCGCCGTTCACAGTGA
- a CDS encoding AAA family ATPase, with product MGELSGDEAKALASSLRRLFQLTANIVEQDGDAAPLVARVRDHLGCDLPQVLSVATRFEVWEHVNLQRGVDAYLAEHTPDAEWFGVGGQHRGHEDIMGMLLAARHAMAYGIGAADYATAAVGPEESAEVVQLGLVATAAPDGTPVLVGVRGFTDFGPPACRLEVLAADRAAARAVGGEVERLMREHDVFRGQVLSFGVSEHRGNELVTFLPRPALDAADVVLPDGVLDLIEEHVVGIAEHSERLLAAGQHLKRGLLLHGPPGTGKTHTARYLMSRLRGCTVILLTGQAMRLIGQAAALARRLQPSVVVVEDVDLVAMDRGFAAGPTNPLLFTLLDAMDGVGADADVTFVLTTNRADELERALADRPGRVDLAVEVPRPDAAGRLRLLRLYGRGVDLRADLGPVVEATEGVTASFIKELLRRAVLGALRAGGSGGAPVVGDELADLARAMTDERASLTSALLGGRPKPEDPRSDNTGPDNTSPEAPGPVRQAWEVGPGLAPGS from the coding sequence ATGGGGGAACTGTCCGGGGACGAGGCGAAGGCGCTGGCGAGCAGCCTGCGCCGGTTGTTCCAGCTGACCGCGAACATCGTCGAGCAGGACGGTGACGCGGCGCCGTTGGTGGCGCGCGTGCGAGACCACCTGGGGTGCGACCTGCCGCAGGTGCTGTCGGTCGCGACGCGGTTCGAGGTGTGGGAGCACGTCAACCTGCAGCGGGGCGTGGACGCCTACCTCGCCGAGCACACGCCGGACGCCGAGTGGTTCGGCGTGGGCGGGCAGCACCGCGGTCACGAGGACATCATGGGCATGCTCCTCGCGGCCCGGCACGCGATGGCGTACGGGATCGGGGCAGCCGACTACGCGACCGCGGCGGTGGGGCCGGAGGAGAGCGCCGAGGTGGTGCAGCTCGGGCTGGTGGCGACGGCCGCCCCCGACGGCACGCCGGTGCTGGTCGGCGTGCGCGGGTTCACCGACTTCGGGCCGCCGGCGTGCCGGTTGGAGGTGCTGGCGGCCGACCGGGCGGCGGCGCGGGCGGTCGGTGGCGAGGTCGAGCGGCTGATGCGCGAGCACGACGTGTTCCGCGGGCAGGTGCTGTCGTTCGGGGTGAGCGAGCACCGGGGCAACGAGCTGGTGACGTTCCTGCCCCGGCCCGCGCTGGACGCCGCCGACGTGGTGCTGCCGGACGGCGTCCTCGACCTGATCGAGGAGCACGTCGTCGGCATCGCGGAGCACTCGGAACGGCTGCTCGCGGCGGGGCAGCACCTCAAGCGCGGCCTGCTGCTGCACGGTCCGCCCGGCACCGGGAAGACGCACACCGCCCGCTACCTGATGAGCAGGCTGCGCGGCTGCACGGTGATCCTGCTGACCGGCCAGGCGATGCGGCTGATCGGCCAGGCGGCGGCGCTGGCGCGGCGGTTGCAGCCGTCGGTGGTCGTGGTGGAGGACGTCGACCTGGTGGCCATGGACCGCGGCTTCGCGGCCGGGCCGACGAACCCGCTGCTGTTCACCCTGCTCGACGCGATGGACGGGGTCGGCGCGGACGCCGACGTCACCTTCGTGCTCACCACGAACCGGGCGGACGAGCTGGAACGGGCGCTGGCCGACCGGCCGGGCCGGGTCGACCTGGCGGTCGAGGTGCCGCGGCCGGACGCGGCGGGGCGGCTGCGGCTGCTGCGCCTCTACGGGCGCGGTGTCGACCTGCGGGCCGACCTCGGGCCGGTGGTCGAGGCGACCGAGGGCGTCACGGCGTCGTTCATCAAGGAGCTGCTGCGGCGGGCCGTGCTGGGCGCGCTCCGCGCCGGCGGCTCGGGCGGGGCGCCGGTGGTCGGCGACGAGCTGGCCGACCTGGCGCGGGCCATGACCGACGAACGCGCCTCGCTGACGAGCGCGCTGCTCGGCGGTCGGCCCAAGCCGGAGGACCCCAGATCGGACAACACCGGACCGGATAACACCAGCCCGGAGGCTCCCGGACCGGTGCGCCAGGCGTGGGAGGTCGGGCCGGGACTGGCCCCCGGCAGCTGA
- a CDS encoding DUF397 domain-containing protein, which yields MTEQPTWRKSSHSTGDGGGNECVEVAWNDNKTLLRDSKNPMRHLRVDLRGLLSAIKASRFDV from the coding sequence ATGACCGAACAACCGACGTGGCGCAAGTCCAGCCACAGCACCGGCGATGGCGGCGGCAACGAGTGCGTCGAAGTGGCGTGGAACGACAACAAGACCCTGCTCCGAGACAGCAAGAACCCGATGCGACACCTCCGCGTGGACCTCAGGGGCCTGCTGAGCGCGATCAAAGCCAGTCGCTTCGACGTTTGA
- a CDS encoding helix-turn-helix domain-containing protein, giving the protein MANLDDTGPASQRRQLGAAMRSFRKEAGVDREEAAELIEATGPTLTRKERGESRFKRQEIEVLAKAFDVGDDEVAMLLELAREVRAGTKRGEFPMFVPVKSRAFLELERAEAVEILAVTLTLVPLYFQTEAYMRELWLRSGDLIAPGRVEQLVDLRKTRQQVLAKRNPPMIRAVVHETALRLPIGGPAVMHEQLSHLASACDLPNVEIQVQPFAAGAYPGMDSTFYLLRFPNGPAGDVVQVHGHAESFYRDRETATEPYRVAWDRRKVAALDLQASKALVLDAATGFADATGS; this is encoded by the coding sequence TTGGCCAACCTCGATGACACCGGCCCGGCCAGTCAGCGTCGCCAACTCGGCGCTGCGATGCGCAGCTTCCGCAAGGAGGCGGGCGTCGACCGCGAAGAAGCGGCCGAGCTGATCGAGGCGACCGGCCCGACGCTCACCCGCAAGGAGCGCGGCGAGAGCAGGTTCAAGCGCCAGGAGATCGAGGTCCTGGCCAAGGCGTTCGACGTCGGGGACGACGAGGTGGCCATGCTGCTCGAACTGGCCCGCGAAGTCCGCGCCGGCACGAAGCGCGGCGAGTTCCCGATGTTCGTCCCGGTCAAGAGCCGCGCCTTCCTGGAGTTGGAACGTGCCGAAGCCGTGGAGATCCTGGCGGTGACCCTGACCCTGGTGCCGCTGTACTTCCAGACCGAGGCGTACATGCGCGAACTGTGGCTGCGCAGCGGTGACTTGATCGCGCCCGGACGCGTCGAGCAGTTGGTCGACCTCCGCAAGACCAGGCAGCAGGTGCTCGCCAAGCGCAACCCGCCCATGATCCGCGCCGTCGTCCACGAGACCGCCCTGCGCCTCCCCATCGGCGGCCCGGCCGTGATGCACGAGCAGTTGTCGCACCTGGCGTCGGCCTGCGACCTGCCCAATGTCGAGATCCAGGTCCAGCCCTTCGCCGCAGGCGCCTACCCCGGCATGGACTCCACCTTCTACCTGCTCCGCTTCCCCAACGGCCCCGCAGGTGACGTCGTCCAGGTCCACGGCCACGCCGAGTCCTTCTACCGCGACCGCGAGACCGCGACCGAGCCCTACCGAGTGGCCTGGGACCGCCGCAAGGTCGCCGCCCTGGACCTACAGGCGTCCAAGGCCCTCGTCCTGGACGCCGCAACCGGGTTCGCGGACGCAACGGGCAGTTGA
- the recQ gene encoding DNA helicase RecQ translates to MASQEVLRRVFGYESFRGDQQEIVDHVIGGGDALVLMPTGGGKSLCYQIPSLVREGTGVVVSPLIALMQDQVDALRDLGVRAGFLNSTQFPDERALVEAEFLAGELDLLYLAPERLRTEQTTRLLDRGRIALFAIDEAHCVSQWGHDFRPEYLALSHLHERWPEVPRVALTATATRATHAEIAERLALGDAKHFVASFDRPNIQYRIVPKNEPKKQLLELLRTEHKGDAGIVYCLSRNSVEKTAEFLTENGIPALPYHAGLDAGTRARNQSRFLREDGLVMVATIAFGMGIDKPDVRFVAHLDLPKSVEGYYQETGRAGRDGLPSTAWLAYGLQDVVQQRKMIDDSEGDQQHRRKLMAHLDAMLALCETVQCRRVRLLDYFGQSGEPCGNCDTCLAPPETWDGTVAAQKVLSTVVRLRNERRQKFGAGQTIDILLGRKTAKVIQHDHDQLKVFGIGAELNESGWRGVVRQLLAQGLLAVEGEYSTLVVTPASDEVLFQGRQVLMRREPERAAKVKTAKAAKGAPVDLPAEAAPVFERLRVWRTAQAREQGVPPYIIFNDATLRQIATSGPATLDELSAISGVGENKLAKYGQQVLDTLSDALSA, encoded by the coding sequence ATGGCTTCGCAAGAGGTGCTGCGAAGGGTCTTCGGGTACGAGTCCTTCCGCGGGGACCAGCAGGAGATCGTCGACCACGTCATCGGTGGCGGCGACGCGTTGGTGCTCATGCCCACCGGTGGTGGGAAGTCGTTGTGCTACCAGATCCCGTCCCTGGTGCGCGAGGGCACCGGTGTCGTCGTCTCGCCCCTGATCGCGTTGATGCAGGACCAGGTGGACGCGCTCCGGGACCTCGGCGTGCGCGCCGGCTTCCTCAACTCCACCCAGTTCCCCGACGAGCGCGCCCTGGTCGAGGCCGAGTTCCTGGCCGGCGAGCTGGACCTGCTCTACCTCGCCCCCGAGCGCCTGCGCACCGAGCAGACCACCCGCCTGCTCGACCGCGGCAGGATCGCCCTGTTCGCCATCGACGAGGCGCACTGCGTCTCCCAGTGGGGCCACGACTTCCGGCCCGAGTACCTGGCGCTGTCGCACCTGCACGAGCGGTGGCCGGAGGTGCCGCGCGTCGCGCTCACGGCGACCGCCACCCGGGCCACCCACGCCGAGATCGCCGAACGCCTCGCCCTCGGCGACGCCAAGCACTTCGTCGCCAGCTTCGACCGCCCGAACATCCAGTACCGCATCGTCCCCAAGAACGAGCCGAAGAAGCAGCTGCTGGAACTGCTGCGCACCGAGCACAAGGGCGACGCGGGCATCGTCTACTGCCTGTCCCGCAACTCGGTCGAGAAGACCGCCGAATTCCTCACCGAGAACGGCATCCCGGCGCTGCCCTACCACGCGGGCCTCGACGCGGGCACCCGCGCGCGCAACCAGTCCCGCTTCCTGCGCGAGGACGGCCTGGTGATGGTCGCGACCATCGCGTTCGGCATGGGCATCGACAAGCCGGACGTCCGGTTCGTCGCCCACCTGGACCTGCCGAAGTCCGTCGAGGGCTACTACCAGGAGACCGGCCGCGCGGGCCGGGACGGGCTGCCGTCCACGGCGTGGCTGGCCTACGGCCTCCAGGACGTCGTCCAGCAGCGCAAGATGATCGACGACTCCGAGGGCGACCAGCAGCACCGCCGCAAGCTCATGGCGCACCTGGACGCGATGCTCGCGCTGTGCGAGACGGTCCAGTGCCGCCGCGTGCGGCTGCTCGACTACTTCGGCCAGTCCGGCGAGCCGTGCGGCAACTGCGACACGTGCCTGGCCCCGCCGGAGACGTGGGACGGCACGGTGGCCGCGCAGAAGGTGCTGTCCACGGTGGTGCGGCTGCGCAACGAGCGGCGGCAGAAGTTCGGTGCGGGGCAGACGATCGACATCCTGCTCGGCCGCAAGACCGCGAAGGTCATCCAGCACGACCACGACCAGCTGAAGGTCTTCGGCATCGGCGCCGAGCTGAACGAGAGCGGCTGGCGCGGCGTGGTCCGGCAGCTGCTGGCGCAGGGCCTGCTCGCGGTCGAGGGCGAGTACTCCACCTTGGTCGTCACGCCCGCCAGTGACGAGGTGCTGTTCCAGGGCCGCCAGGTGCTGATGCGGCGCGAGCCGGAGCGCGCGGCGAAGGTCAAGACCGCCAAGGCGGCCAAGGGCGCGCCGGTCGACCTGCCCGCCGAGGCCGCGCCGGTGTTCGAGCGGCTGCGGGTGTGGCGGACGGCGCAGGCGCGCGAGCAGGGCGTCCCGCCCTACATCATCTTCAATGACGCCACGCTGCGGCAGATCGCCACGTCCGGCCCGGCCACGCTGGACGAGCTGAGCGCGATCAGCGGCGTCGGCGAGAACAAGCTGGCCAAGTACGGGCAGCAGGTCTTGGACACGCTGAGCGACGCGTTGAGCGCATGA
- a CDS encoding pentapeptide repeat-containing protein, which produces MNDLRADCARCFALCCVVPAFAESVDFAIDKPARTPCPNLGQDFRCGIHTRLRDRGFPGCTVYDCFGAGQQVAQVTFGGTSWRDDPASASTMFDVFPVMRQLHELLWYLTGALALEPARPLHADAEALRAEVEALTSGTPDELLALDVGPFWERVNALLLRASDLTRGKGKNRRGADLIGKDLRGANLRRSTLRGAYLIGADLRDADLRLVDFIGADLRGADLAGADLTDAFFLTQAQVDAARGSTATKLPKSLAHPEHWVRHQA; this is translated from the coding sequence ATGAACGACCTCCGCGCCGACTGCGCGCGCTGCTTCGCCCTGTGCTGCGTGGTGCCCGCGTTCGCGGAGTCCGTCGACTTCGCGATCGACAAGCCCGCCCGCACGCCGTGCCCGAACCTGGGCCAGGACTTCCGCTGCGGCATCCACACCCGCTTGCGGGACAGGGGTTTTCCGGGTTGCACGGTGTACGACTGCTTCGGCGCGGGCCAGCAGGTGGCGCAGGTGACGTTCGGCGGCACGAGCTGGCGCGACGACCCGGCGTCGGCGAGCACGATGTTCGACGTCTTCCCGGTGATGCGCCAACTCCACGAACTGCTCTGGTACCTGACCGGTGCGCTGGCGCTGGAACCGGCCCGCCCGCTGCACGCCGACGCCGAGGCGCTGCGGGCGGAGGTCGAAGCGCTCACCAGCGGCACACCGGACGAACTGCTGGCGCTGGACGTCGGCCCCTTCTGGGAGCGGGTGAACGCCCTGCTGCTGCGCGCCAGCGACCTGACCCGGGGCAAGGGCAAGAACCGCCGCGGCGCGGACCTGATCGGCAAGGACCTGAGGGGCGCGAACCTGCGACGGTCCACGCTGCGCGGCGCGTACCTGATCGGCGCCGACCTGCGCGACGCCGACCTGCGGCTGGTCGACTTCATCGGCGCGGACCTGCGCGGCGCCGACCTGGCCGGCGCGGACCTGACCGACGCCTTCTTCCTCACCCAGGCCCAGGTGGACGCGGCCAGGGGCAGCACGGCGACCAAGCTGCCGAAGTCCCTGGCCCACCCCGAGCACTGGGTACGTCACCAGGCGTAG
- a CDS encoding NACHT domain-containing NTPase — protein MDARRLGRATRLAALFAVGGVTCLVLVPVAINTATGGSAPRVLGGYAPWLWPSLAVLTVLTACLAAWEPLSALLVRRRPAHPANRRAALDRVERFVRDRVAGSLAEQVRLKLGVAPRVGPRLSTRVRHPLVVAGEPGAGKTTLLLELAEALLARARADLGQPVPVVVDLGGWRRDEDFGEWLLRALADRYRIGARVGRAWLRERAVVLLFDGLDELAPADRVECLAWITALNVPQVVLCTAGDEHEHLPRYDVVRVEPLSRNVVQELIAACGPRLDGLRDELEKNPDLWDEVRTPLAFGLLALAYRAGRAEYRGVLETYLVESVARGPHRPERTVRALRFLARIARRKRDLLARSRLPARHVWLDFVGPEVVWRLFRRAAPSALAGAAAALCFVVGVRLGLVPAAVAAAATVLVPRSTFKVKRGDPRRGNLWAVVGFAGGAAVTGAATLLGGLLGAQAARWPAAVGYGLVVVVALLVARGITRDWYGAVACTFAPAGVMVLTGPSVELLSALGMGLAAGGLVGAFVGGLAGVWSNLRIRPATGLRWLPAAGAAGAGLAVLAGADVRLSGLGAVTGLLVGLAGTPSANRPFEPVAELLARPLALDEFPLRRKAVLQSARDRVLLVDEHRFPHGAVRDHLAGCDPAELAATVARRQADLSPTGSDPRA, from the coding sequence ATGGACGCGCGACGGCTCGGCCGCGCCACCCGGCTGGCCGCCCTGTTCGCCGTGGGCGGGGTGACCTGCCTGGTGCTCGTCCCGGTCGCGATCAACACCGCCACCGGCGGGTCCGCGCCCCGCGTGCTCGGCGGCTACGCGCCCTGGTTGTGGCCGTCGCTGGCCGTGCTGACCGTCCTCACCGCGTGCCTCGCGGCGTGGGAACCGCTGAGCGCGCTGCTCGTGCGGCGGCGGCCCGCGCACCCGGCCAACCGGCGGGCGGCGCTGGACCGGGTGGAGCGGTTCGTCCGGGACCGGGTGGCCGGCTCGCTGGCCGAGCAGGTGCGGCTGAAGCTCGGCGTCGCGCCCCGGGTCGGGCCGCGGCTGTCGACGCGCGTGCGCCACCCGCTGGTGGTGGCGGGCGAGCCGGGCGCGGGCAAGACGACGCTGCTGCTGGAGCTGGCCGAGGCGCTGCTCGCGCGGGCCCGCGCCGACCTCGGCCAGCCGGTGCCGGTGGTGGTGGACCTCGGCGGCTGGCGGCGTGACGAGGACTTCGGCGAGTGGCTGCTGCGCGCGCTCGCCGACCGGTACCGGATCGGGGCGCGGGTCGGCCGGGCGTGGCTGCGCGAGCGCGCCGTCGTGCTGCTGTTCGACGGGCTGGACGAGCTGGCGCCCGCCGACCGGGTCGAGTGCCTGGCGTGGATCACCGCGCTGAACGTGCCGCAGGTCGTGCTGTGCACCGCGGGCGACGAGCACGAGCACCTGCCGCGCTACGACGTCGTGCGCGTGGAACCGTTGTCGCGCAACGTCGTCCAGGAGCTGATCGCGGCGTGCGGCCCCCGGTTGGACGGCCTGCGCGACGAGTTGGAGAAGAACCCGGACCTGTGGGACGAGGTGCGCACGCCGCTCGCGTTCGGCCTGCTGGCCCTGGCCTACCGGGCCGGGCGGGCGGAGTACCGGGGCGTGCTGGAGACCTACCTGGTCGAGTCGGTGGCCCGGGGTCCGCACCGTCCGGAGCGGACGGTGCGCGCGCTGCGGTTCCTGGCCCGCATCGCCCGGCGCAAGCGCGACCTGCTGGCCAGGTCCCGGTTGCCCGCGCGGCACGTGTGGCTGGACTTCGTCGGCCCGGAAGTGGTGTGGCGGCTGTTCCGGCGGGCCGCGCCGAGCGCGCTCGCGGGTGCGGCGGCGGCGTTGTGCTTCGTGGTCGGTGTTCGGCTCGGCCTGGTGCCCGCCGCGGTCGCCGCCGCGGCGACGGTCCTGGTGCCGCGCAGCACTTTCAAGGTGAAGCGGGGCGACCCGCGGCGCGGGAACCTCTGGGCGGTGGTGGGTTTCGCCGGCGGCGCGGCGGTGACCGGTGCGGCGACCCTGCTCGGCGGGCTGCTCGGCGCGCAGGCCGCCCGGTGGCCGGCGGCGGTCGGGTACGGGCTGGTCGTCGTGGTCGCGCTGCTGGTCGCCCGCGGGATCACCCGGGACTGGTACGGCGCGGTGGCGTGCACCTTCGCGCCCGCGGGGGTGATGGTGCTGACCGGTCCGTCGGTGGAGTTGCTGAGCGCCCTGGGGATGGGGCTCGCGGCGGGCGGGCTGGTGGGCGCGTTCGTCGGCGGGCTGGCCGGGGTGTGGTCCAACCTGCGGATCCGGCCGGCCACCGGGCTGCGCTGGCTGCCGGCGGCGGGCGCGGCGGGCGCGGGGCTGGCGGTGCTCGCCGGCGCGGACGTCCGGCTTTCGGGGCTGGGCGCGGTCACCGGCCTGCTGGTCGGCCTGGCCGGCACGCCGAGCGCGAACCGGCCGTTCGAGCCGGTGGCCGAGCTGCTGGCGAGGCCGCTCGCGCTGGACGAGTTCCCGTTGCGCCGCAAGGCGGTCCTGCAGTCCGCGCGGGACCGGGTGCTGCTGGTGGACGAGCACCGGTTCCCGCACGGCGCGGTCCGCGACCACCTGGCCGGGTGCGACCCGGCGGAGCTGGCCGCGACCGTGGCGCGCCGGCAGGCCGACCTCAGCCCCACCGGGTCCGACCCCAGGGCTTGA